GCACCATTACATGGGGGATAATTAAAAGCAGCCTCATAATAAGCTTGTAATAAATCATCAGAAAACTGATGATTCTTTACTTCAATTGTAAAACTTACTTTGATGTCAGCTTTTTCAAAACTGTTGGTTAGTCTACTTTCAAGCTCATAATAATCTCTTAAAGGAAGAATTTCTGAAAAAAGAAACTGAAATTCCCAATGACGAGACACTGAGTGAACATTGACCTCTTTAATATCCGCAGATGAAAAAGCACCTGATTGCTTAATTTCAAGTGGCATTTCTATTTGGTCCATCAATTTTTCAAACAAATCTGACATCTTATACTCCTGAATTTTCTATTGTTTATTTTACCATAAATCAAGATTATTGACGATTATCTAACAAGAAAAAAGCCAAGACATTTCTTGACTTTCTTTCTGTTAATCAATTAGAGATTCATTGATTAAAGGCTGATCTTCTGGTGATATTTGAGGTGATTCAATGGATAATTCATCTTCTTTTTCGGCTTCAATACTTTGAGTTGACGCTTCTGTAACATCGTCTAAGTCATTTTCAATCAAACTTTGATAATAGGCGGCATCTGTTGCATAAATGTATGGTACTAGCCAAATATAACCAATTCCTAAAGTTAATGTCGCTAACAGTTCCCAACCAAGAAAGCTCAACTGAAGAACAAAATATTCCCACTTATGACCATCCATCAGTTCTCTACTTTTGGTAATTGGAGAAGTAACGCTTACTTCTTGTCCATTTTCAAGATCATCTTTTAACACATAAATGGTTTGAGAATAGCTGAAGCTTTTGATAATGCCAGGAATAATAAATAATAAGAACCAAAGATATAAAAATATGCTTTCTATAATTATCATCCATAAAAATTTAAAATAACGTTTTTCTTTAAAAGCATATAAAACAGCATCTTCAAAGTCATGACGTTTATTTCTGATTAAATCTAACATAGCTGTACTTTGGCTGACATTAAAACCAATCAAGGCTAGTACAAAAGCTAAGTAAACAATCAAGATTAATATAATAACCACAATTATGGTTGTATCTGTTGGATTAAAACCAATAAACATGATTAAAAAAGTAATTAATATGGTATAAATGGGCATTAGTGCAAAACTGGGAACCAATGTCACCGCTATCGCCCAACCCCAATTTCCTTTTAAAGCTTCTTTAGCTTGCGATTTGAGTTCACTTCTTGTTTTCATAAAAATCCCTCATTTCTTTTCTTTTATTATAACATACATCTCAGATTAAATATTAATCATCATAACATTTTAACTGTGGCCATTTATCCTTCCAATTTTTTTGTTTTAGTCTATTTTTATATAAACGCATTCTATCTGAATCTTCTTTAAAATGTGGTGTTGGGTGAATTTCTAATGAGGCAATGACTGAA
This Streptococcus urinalis 2285-97 DNA region includes the following protein-coding sequences:
- a CDS encoding DUF975 family protein, which produces MKTRSELKSQAKEALKGNWGWAIAVTLVPSFALMPIYTILITFLIMFIGFNPTDTTIIVVIILILIVYLAFVLALIGFNVSQSTAMLDLIRNKRHDFEDAVLYAFKEKRYFKFLWMIIIESIFLYLWFLLFIIPGIIKSFSYSQTIYVLKDDLENGQEVSVTSPITKSRELMDGHKWEYFVLQLSFLGWELLATLTLGIGYIWLVPYIYATDAAYYQSLIENDLDDVTEASTQSIEAEKEDELSIESPQISPEDQPLINESLID